A window of the Polaribacter sp. HaHaR_3_91 genome harbors these coding sequences:
- the egtD gene encoding L-histidine N(alpha)-methyltransferase: MIEIVKNKDKKGSTINLEINETFRNDIEKGLLSNPKTLSSKYFYDKKGDALFVEIMNLPEYYLTRSELDIFKNKTKDLIDSFKMKVDSYFELIELGAGDGLKTKELLKSLTTQNYNFEYFPIDISSNALRQLKEDLNTEIPNLSVKTQQGDYFEVLDSLKKSKQPKIILFLGSNIGNMSDKQAAKFISKLGANLNPGDKLLLGVDLIKSKEIVLPAYDDSKGITAAFNLNLLDRINNELGGDFNLNQFQHQPEYDEKEGIAKSYIVSTENQIVTIKSIGTSFSFTKGEKIHTEISRKYNDELIQQIIANTDFSIDTKIMDSKAYFADYILTRN; the protein is encoded by the coding sequence ATGATTGAAATCGTTAAGAACAAAGATAAAAAAGGGAGTACAATCAATTTAGAAATCAATGAAACATTTAGAAACGATATTGAAAAAGGACTCCTGAGCAATCCAAAAACGCTTTCTTCAAAATATTTTTATGATAAAAAAGGCGATGCACTTTTTGTAGAAATAATGAATTTGCCTGAGTATTATTTAACACGCAGCGAACTAGATATATTCAAAAATAAAACAAAAGATTTAATAGATAGTTTTAAGATGAAAGTCGATTCTTATTTTGAATTGATAGAATTAGGTGCTGGAGATGGATTAAAAACAAAAGAACTATTAAAAAGTTTAACAACGCAAAATTATAATTTTGAATATTTTCCAATAGATATTTCTTCGAATGCTTTGCGTCAATTGAAAGAGGATTTAAATACTGAAATACCAAACTTGTCTGTAAAAACGCAACAAGGAGATTATTTTGAAGTTTTAGATTCCTTAAAAAAGAGCAAACAGCCAAAAATTATCTTGTTTTTGGGTTCTAATATTGGGAATATGAGCGATAAACAGGCTGCAAAATTTATTTCTAAATTAGGTGCAAATTTAAATCCGGGTGATAAATTATTGTTAGGCGTAGATTTGATAAAATCGAAAGAAATTGTGCTTCCAGCTTATGATGACAGCAAAGGAATAACTGCTGCGTTTAACTTGAATTTATTAGATAGAATTAATAATGAATTAGGTGGTGATTTTAACCTTAATCAGTTTCAGCATCAGCCAGAATATGATGAAAAAGAAGGTATTGCAAAGAGTTATATTGTAAGTACAGAAAATCAAATAGTGACCATTAAGTCTATAGGCACATCTTTTAGTTTTACCAAAGGTGAAAAAATTCATACAGAAATATCTAGAAAATATAATGATGAATTGATTCAACAAATTATAGCGAAT
- the egtB gene encoding ergothioneine biosynthesis protein EgtB has translation MRLAEKYKQVRLQTTTFCNHLNIEDYAIQVVLFASPPKWHLAHTTWFFETFILKEYIADYTEFNADFNFLFNSYYNNVGTRILQANRGNMSRPSTNEIYEYRAYVDAKMNAFLKDLSDEKIIDLVTLGLNHEQQHQELLVTDVKYMFGHNPIFPVFNNEYNLVKDKNTATKSIQIPAGIYEIGHQGTDFCYDNELGVHKVYLDDFEINNHLVTNGEFIDFMDSGAYTDFNLWLDEGWSWVNKNNINSPLYWHKIDGEWHSYTLAGLQKVDTAAILSHINYYEANAFAEWKGMRLPTEFEWEIAAQKLDWGKRWEWTNSAYLPYPRFKKENGAVGEYNGKFMSNKMVLRGASVATSQDHSRPTYRNFFNPTERWQFTGIRLAK, from the coding sequence ATGAGATTAGCAGAAAAATACAAACAAGTAAGATTGCAAACGACCACTTTTTGTAATCATCTAAATATAGAAGATTATGCTATTCAGGTAGTGCTATTTGCTAGCCCCCCCAAATGGCATTTAGCACATACTACTTGGTTTTTTGAAACTTTTATTTTAAAAGAATACATAGCGGATTATACCGAATTTAATGCGGATTTCAACTTTCTTTTTAATAGTTATTACAACAATGTTGGTACTAGAATATTACAAGCAAATAGAGGTAATATGTCTCGACCAAGTACCAATGAAATCTATGAATACCGTGCGTATGTAGATGCTAAAATGAATGCTTTTTTAAAGGATCTTTCCGATGAAAAAATAATTGATTTGGTAACATTGGGTTTAAATCACGAACAACAACATCAAGAATTATTAGTAACTGATGTGAAATATATGTTTGGGCACAATCCTATTTTTCCAGTTTTTAATAATGAGTATAATTTAGTTAAAGATAAAAATACTGCAACAAAAAGCATACAAATACCTGCCGGAATTTATGAAATAGGACACCAAGGAACAGATTTTTGTTATGATAATGAATTGGGCGTTCATAAAGTATATCTAGATGATTTTGAAATTAATAATCATTTGGTAACCAATGGAGAGTTTATAGATTTTATGGATTCTGGCGCCTATACAGATTTTAATCTTTGGTTAGATGAGGGGTGGTCTTGGGTAAATAAAAACAATATTAATTCTCCTTTGTATTGGCATAAAATTGATGGAGAATGGCATTCTTATACACTTGCAGGTTTGCAAAAAGTGGATACAGCTGCTATTTTAAGTCATATTAATTATTACGAAGCCAATGCTTTTGCAGAATGGAAAGGAATGCGACTACCAACCGAATTTGAATGGGAAATTGCAGCCCAAAAATTAGATTGGGGAAAACGTTGGGAATGGACAAATAGCGCCTACTTGCCTTACCCAAGATTTAAAAAAGAAAATGGAGCGGTTGGAGAATACAACGGAAAATTTATGAGCAATAAAATGGTGTTGAGAGGCGCTTCGGTAGCAACTTCTCAAGATCATAGTAGACCAACATATCGTAACTTTTTTAACCCTACCGAAAGATGGCAATTTACAGGAATTAGACTAGCAAAATAA
- a CDS encoding siderophore-interacting protein, translating into MGLLENIIKKVVLEAAIIEHKEKISASVYKIRLKSESIKKADFKPGYFLRLGIGIGNDNLSMKDKVRSYSVWDINQTEGYLDIAIATDSKGIGSQWVANCLVGETVYFKWKKGNFLLDETAESYLMIGDLSALSHLYILNRNLPNNKQVESILYSESQSAFFDDIDGSKPFNRYYLKQNPINEILKKVKKITPKLKENKIVYIAGDSRVCVALNKYFRNELNWSAKQIKTKPFWNPDKKGLE; encoded by the coding sequence ATGGGATTATTAGAAAACATAATCAAAAAGGTCGTTTTAGAAGCTGCTATTATTGAACATAAGGAGAAAATTTCAGCATCCGTTTATAAAATCAGGTTGAAAAGTGAAAGTATAAAAAAAGCAGATTTTAAACCTGGCTATTTTTTACGTTTAGGAATCGGAATTGGTAATGATAATTTATCAATGAAAGATAAAGTACGTAGCTATAGTGTTTGGGACATAAACCAAACCGAAGGCTACTTAGATATTGCCATTGCAACCGATAGCAAAGGTATTGGATCGCAATGGGTGGCTAATTGTTTAGTAGGAGAGACTGTCTATTTTAAATGGAAAAAAGGAAACTTTTTATTAGACGAAACTGCAGAAAGCTATTTAATGATTGGAGATTTATCTGCCTTATCACATTTATACATTCTAAACAGAAACTTACCGAATAATAAGCAAGTAGAAAGTATACTATATAGTGAGAGCCAAAGTGCTTTTTTTGATGATATAGATGGTTCTAAACCATTTAATAGGTATTATTTAAAGCAAAATCCAATAAACGAAATTTTAAAAAAGGTAAAAAAAATTACACCTAAATTAAAAGAAAATAAAATTGTTTATATTGCAGGAGACAGTAGAGTTTGTGTGGCATTAAATAAATATTTTAGAAATGAACTAAACTGGAGTGCGAAACAAATTAAAACAAAACCATTTTGGAATCCTGATAAAAAAGGATTGGAATAA
- a CDS encoding ferric reductase, with the protein MKVIKKNYGWVIVAILALLPMLVIINMFDVDLSNGFSLSLIEGKGADGKTTLEMLYHVSGEFAIRWMTAVLTLTPVFIIFGVMNLFVRQAMGIATAVWSFLHFIIFIWAEGFLETFTQVNYVAGFVAILILIPLFFTSNRKSMKFLKSNWKKLQSYAYAAIFLSVLHVAILDKTWLIYAIVVGLGFMIRIPFIKNKFIERRKRKILKS; encoded by the coding sequence GTGAAAGTAATAAAAAAGAATTACGGTTGGGTAATTGTTGCTATTCTAGCGCTATTACCAATGCTTGTTATCATCAATATGTTTGATGTAGATCTGTCCAACGGATTTTCTCTTTCGTTGATAGAAGGCAAAGGAGCTGACGGAAAAACCACTTTAGAAATGTTGTATCATGTTTCTGGTGAGTTTGCCATCCGTTGGATGACGGCTGTATTAACGTTAACTCCGGTTTTTATCATTTTTGGTGTAATGAACCTTTTTGTACGTCAGGCAATGGGAATTGCAACAGCTGTTTGGAGTTTTCTGCATTTTATTATTTTTATTTGGGCAGAAGGTTTTTTAGAAACCTTTACACAAGTTAATTATGTAGCTGGTTTTGTTGCCATTTTAATTTTAATTCCGTTGTTTTTTACTTCTAACAGAAAGTCTATGAAGTTCCTAAAATCGAACTGGAAAAAATTACAAAGTTATGCGTATGCAGCTATTTTCTTAAGCGTATTACACGTGGCTATTTTAGATAAAACATGGCTTATTTATGCAATAGTTGTTGGTCTCGGTTTTATGATAAGAATTCCTTTTATCAAAAATAAATTCATAGAAAGAAGAAAACGAAAAATACTAAAATCTTAA
- a CDS encoding nuclear transport factor 2 family protein: MNIEQNKKNAIAFYKMAYEGNPTKAVALYVGEKYIQHNPMVGDGPQAFIDYFDRMQKEFPIKTIEFVRAISEGDLVALHTYQEWPDNDNYVTMDFFRFDKNGKIVEHWDSIQQVPKEALNNNTMYK, from the coding sequence ATGAATATAGAGCAAAATAAAAAAAATGCAATTGCTTTTTACAAAATGGCATATGAAGGAAACCCTACAAAGGCTGTTGCGTTATATGTAGGTGAAAAATATATTCAACACAACCCAATGGTAGGAGATGGACCACAGGCGTTTATTGATTATTTTGATAGAATGCAAAAGGAGTTTCCTATTAAAACGATTGAGTTTGTAAGAGCAATATCCGAAGGAGATTTGGTTGCCTTACATACCTATCAAGAATGGCCAGACAACGATAATTATGTGACCATGGATTTTTTTAGGTTCGATAAAAATGGTAAAATAGTAGAACACTGGGACAGCATTCAACAAGTACCAAAAGAAGCTTTGAACAATAATACCATGTACAAATAG